A region of Dermabacter vaginalis DNA encodes the following proteins:
- a CDS encoding DUF3073 domain-containing protein: MGRGRQKAKQAKIARDLKYYSPPTDLNALQRELSGKKNESASWDEDDRYEDKWASEYDDWDDEDEES, encoded by the coding sequence ATGGGTCGTGGCCGTCAGAAAGCCAAGCAGGCCAAGATTGCTCGGGACCTCAAGTACTACAGCCCGCCTACTGATCTCAATGCGCTCCAGCGCGAATTGAGCGGGAAAAAGAACGAGTCCGCGTCGTGGGACGAAGACGACCGCTACGAAGACAAGTGGGCGAGCGAATACGACGATTGGGACGACGAGGACGAGGAGTCCTAA
- a CDS encoding sterol carrier family protein, whose protein sequence is MPARKAISISDGVAAIRAWCESRENTPRATLALAVRFTLQVLAEDYPGGAVEVRVPPFGAVQIIQGTSHTRGTPPAVVEMNAATWMRLATGELTWAEGRAKGGGVSASGERSDLSEILPVPIARRIAAGESSGRSTTTEEN, encoded by the coding sequence GTGCCTGCGCGTAAGGCGATCTCGATTTCTGACGGCGTGGCCGCGATCCGTGCCTGGTGCGAGAGCCGCGAAAACACGCCGCGGGCAACCCTCGCGCTCGCGGTGCGCTTCACCCTCCAGGTGCTCGCCGAGGACTACCCCGGCGGTGCCGTTGAAGTGCGAGTACCACCGTTTGGCGCCGTGCAAATCATCCAAGGCACGAGCCACACGCGCGGCACGCCGCCCGCGGTCGTCGAGATGAATGCCGCGACCTGGATGCGCCTCGCCACCGGCGAACTGACCTGGGCGGAGGGCCGCGCGAAAGGTGGCGGCGTGAGTGCCTCGGGCGAGCGTAGCGACCTATCCGAAATCCTGCCCGTGCCGATCGCCAGGAGAATCGCCGCTGGAGAAAGCTCCGGGCGCTCCACTACGACCGAGGAGAACTAA
- a CDS encoding phosphotransferase, whose amino-acid sequence MTETLDGSELLTGPQAGGVLEAAVTNAGGELVEWTLDHVDHRPSRSTKAMFRTKVRWVEIDGPEAEPRDELFGVSAHIGEQEKNVLAPEQSLVMTDGDMNVRVWRYPHDPWLPMLPQVCYPDVLHETLAQLGVATGYAEGTPVPVEVVSYRPGRRAVLKAALADRNVFLKVFQPHTTSSVVNLHHTLLDAGVPVPAVLGATDGLVVLAELPGTVLAKAVIDDGAQACHAEDLVAMLDRLPASLMNQPVRPPWTDSAEFYAGVVASSLPSLKDRLDVLVYRIELGLADVERRIGLEPTEVVHGDFYEAQVFVDNSRVVGVLDIDGVGPGRRADDLACLCAHLSVLGDYANQGRLTLDIHERVAEAIRTWYPVFAGRVDPQELALRAAGVVLSLATGPHRQQENDWERATEAMVRVAETWVQVAEYGPHYVGPMPGGLISGSDATSPRDAAEVHEGQQASGMADTGESVSEFEPPQATERSPIVVPSIPSADTSFAHGAAHFEQDPTIPLPPIPELSDHQMEIALDGANEHSHEHFGRAGISMSPPTPVYAPGMRRHPRVRPARHTMMESMAAAQPSEPRPRNTHRADTAEPAPKNATPAPEDPQEGVR is encoded by the coding sequence ATGACTGAGACCCTTGACGGTTCCGAGCTTCTCACGGGGCCCCAGGCCGGAGGTGTGCTCGAGGCAGCCGTCACGAACGCTGGTGGCGAACTCGTTGAATGGACACTCGACCACGTCGATCACCGGCCCTCGCGCTCCACGAAAGCCATGTTCCGCACGAAGGTGCGCTGGGTAGAGATCGACGGCCCCGAGGCGGAGCCGCGCGACGAGCTGTTCGGCGTAAGCGCTCATATCGGCGAGCAAGAAAAGAACGTGCTCGCCCCCGAGCAGTCGCTCGTGATGACCGACGGCGACATGAACGTGCGCGTGTGGCGTTACCCGCACGACCCGTGGCTGCCGATGCTCCCGCAGGTGTGCTACCCGGACGTTCTCCATGAAACTCTCGCGCAGCTTGGAGTGGCAACGGGGTATGCGGAAGGCACGCCCGTACCCGTGGAAGTCGTGAGCTATCGTCCCGGTCGCCGCGCCGTGCTCAAGGCCGCCCTTGCCGACCGCAATGTGTTCCTCAAGGTGTTTCAGCCGCACACGACCTCGAGCGTCGTGAATCTCCACCACACACTGCTCGATGCGGGCGTGCCCGTTCCCGCCGTGCTCGGCGCGACCGATGGTCTCGTTGTCCTCGCCGAGCTTCCCGGCACGGTGCTCGCGAAGGCCGTGATCGACGACGGTGCGCAGGCGTGCCACGCCGAGGATCTGGTCGCGATGCTCGATCGCCTGCCCGCTTCCCTCATGAACCAGCCCGTGCGACCGCCGTGGACCGATTCCGCAGAGTTTTACGCGGGTGTGGTCGCTTCGAGCCTCCCCTCGCTCAAGGACCGCCTCGACGTGCTCGTGTACCGCATCGAACTCGGCCTCGCCGATGTGGAACGACGCATTGGACTCGAACCCACCGAGGTTGTCCACGGAGATTTCTACGAGGCGCAAGTGTTCGTGGACAATTCTCGCGTGGTCGGCGTGCTCGACATCGATGGTGTGGGTCCGGGCCGCCGCGCCGACGACCTCGCGTGCCTGTGCGCCCACCTCTCGGTGCTCGGCGACTACGCCAATCAGGGGCGCCTCACCCTCGACATCCACGAGCGCGTCGCCGAAGCAATCCGCACGTGGTACCCCGTTTTTGCGGGCCGCGTGGACCCGCAGGAGCTCGCGCTGCGCGCCGCCGGCGTGGTGCTCTCCCTCGCCACCGGCCCGCACCGCCAGCAGGAAAACGACTGGGAACGCGCCACGGAGGCGATGGTGCGCGTGGCCGAAACGTGGGTGCAGGTCGCCGAATATGGCCCGCACTACGTGGGGCCCATGCCGGGTGGGCTCATTTCCGGTTCCGACGCCACCTCGCCCCGCGACGCTGCTGAGGTTCACGAGGGGCAGCAGGCCTCCGGTATGGCCGACACGGGAGAATCCGTAAGCGAGTTCGAGCCTCCACAGGCTACCGAGCGCTCCCCCATCGTGGTGCCGTCGATCCCGAGCGCCGACACGTCGTTCGCGCACGGCGCCGCTCACTTTGAGCAAGATCCCACGATTCCACTACCGCCCATCCCCGAGCTTTCCGATCACCAGATGGAGATCGCCCTCGATGGCGCGAACGAACACTCTCACGAGCACTTCGGCCGTGCCGGAATCTCGATGTCGCCTCCCACTCCCGTGTATGCGCCGGGCATGCGGCGACACCCGCGTGTGCGCCCCGCGCGCCACACGATGATGGAATCGATGGCGGCGGCGCAACCGTCGGAACCTCGCCCGCGCAATACTCACCGTGCCGATACGGCGGAGCCCGCACCCAAAAACGCCACGCCCGCACCCGAGGACCCACAGGAAGGAGTGCGCTGA
- a CDS encoding DUF3151 domain-containing protein, translating to MSDNTTSRPRPELGGNLLGPEPTHLPDELDRPVRERDGDDPKKVAADHPTSPLAWALLAEEASADGDVIEAYAFARVGYHRGLDALRRAGWRGQGAVPASHEPNRGFLLCLLHLVRAAEAIGETGEVERLKDFIAESDPSLSGATTLAP from the coding sequence ATGAGCGACAACACGACTTCACGCCCCCGCCCGGAACTTGGAGGTAACCTCCTCGGCCCCGAGCCCACTCACCTCCCCGATGAGCTCGACCGCCCCGTACGCGAGCGCGACGGCGACGACCCGAAGAAGGTCGCTGCCGATCACCCCACCTCGCCGCTCGCGTGGGCACTCCTTGCAGAAGAAGCGAGTGCTGACGGCGATGTGATCGAGGCCTACGCGTTCGCACGAGTCGGCTACCATCGCGGTCTCGATGCACTGCGTCGCGCCGGCTGGCGAGGCCAGGGCGCGGTTCCCGCCTCGCACGAACCCAACCGCGGCTTCCTCCTGTGCCTCCTCCACCTCGTGCGTGCCGCCGAGGCCATTGGCGAGACGGGCGAGGTAGAGCGACTCAAAGACTTCATCGCCGAATCGGACCCGAGCCTGAGTGGTGCCACAACCCTCGCCCCTTAA
- the purF gene encoding amidophosphoribosyltransferase produces the protein MLPANGRLTHDLLPDDRRPQDECGVFGVFAPGEDVATLTYFGLYALQHRGQESAGIATSNGEQILVYKDMGLVSQVFDEGNLKTLQGHMAVGHTRYSTTGASHWVNAQPTLGPRPDGTIALAHNGNLVNTLELLELLHERHGDSKIGELKQGNTTDTAIVTALLNHEGSLEDNIKDLMGRIRGAYCFVLMNEKTLYAARDPQGIRPLVLGRLANGWVVASETAALDICGASFVREVAPGELIAIDEDGLRCEQVCEPARKSCVFEYVYLSRPDTNLNGQSVNESRIEMGRELAREHPVEADLVIPTPESGTPAAIGYAQESGIPYGQGMVKNAYVGRTFIQPTQTLRQLGIRLKLNPLREVIEGKRLVVIDDSIVRGNTQRAVVRMLREAGASEVHVRISSPPVKWPCYYGIDFADRAQLIANGLDTEEICRSIGADSLGYISFDGMVRATRQVPRELCSACFTGEYPIPLPAPDSEGRELLGMADKEVQK, from the coding sequence GTGCTACCCGCGAACGGACGACTCACTCACGACCTCCTTCCCGACGATCGCCGCCCGCAGGACGAGTGCGGCGTTTTTGGCGTGTTCGCGCCAGGGGAAGACGTTGCCACACTCACCTATTTCGGGCTGTACGCGCTTCAACACCGCGGGCAAGAATCCGCGGGCATCGCGACCTCGAACGGCGAGCAAATCCTCGTATACAAGGACATGGGCCTCGTGTCCCAAGTGTTCGACGAAGGCAACCTCAAAACCCTCCAGGGACACATGGCCGTGGGCCACACGCGCTACTCGACGACCGGCGCGAGCCACTGGGTGAACGCTCAGCCAACGCTTGGCCCGCGCCCCGACGGTACGATCGCCCTCGCCCATAACGGCAACCTCGTGAATACACTCGAGCTGCTCGAACTTCTCCATGAACGCCACGGCGACTCGAAGATTGGCGAACTCAAACAGGGCAACACGACCGACACGGCGATCGTGACGGCGCTGCTCAACCACGAAGGCAGCCTCGAGGACAACATCAAAGACCTCATGGGCCGCATCCGCGGCGCCTACTGCTTCGTGCTCATGAACGAAAAAACCCTGTACGCGGCACGGGATCCGCAGGGTATCCGCCCGCTCGTGCTCGGCCGCCTCGCGAACGGGTGGGTGGTGGCCTCCGAAACTGCCGCGCTCGACATTTGCGGCGCGAGTTTCGTGCGCGAGGTCGCCCCGGGTGAGCTCATTGCGATCGACGAGGACGGCCTGCGCTGCGAGCAAGTATGTGAACCCGCGCGCAAGAGCTGCGTGTTCGAGTACGTCTACCTTTCGCGCCCCGACACGAACCTCAATGGGCAAAGCGTCAACGAATCCCGCATCGAGATGGGCCGCGAACTCGCGCGCGAACACCCCGTTGAAGCCGACCTCGTGATCCCCACGCCCGAATCGGGTACGCCCGCCGCGATCGGCTACGCGCAAGAATCCGGTATTCCTTACGGCCAGGGCATGGTCAAAAACGCCTACGTGGGCCGCACCTTCATTCAACCCACGCAAACGCTGCGACAGCTCGGTATTCGCCTCAAGCTCAATCCGCTGCGCGAGGTCATCGAAGGCAAACGGCTCGTGGTGATCGACGACTCGATCGTGCGCGGCAACACGCAACGGGCCGTTGTGCGGATGCTGCGCGAGGCCGGTGCGAGCGAGGTGCACGTGCGCATCAGCTCGCCGCCTGTCAAATGGCCCTGCTACTACGGCATCGACTTCGCCGACCGAGCCCAGCTCATTGCCAACGGTCTCGATACGGAAGAAATCTGCCGCTCTATCGGCGCTGACTCCCTCGGATACATCAGCTTCGACGGCATGGTGCGCGCCACGCGCCAGGTGCCACGCGAACTGTGCTCCGCATGCTTCACGGGTGAATACCCGATCCCTCTGCCCGCCCCCGATTCCGAAGGCCGCGAACTGCTGGGCATGGCCGACAAGGAGGTTCAGAAATGA
- a CDS encoding adenylosuccinate synthase — protein sequence MPAIVIVGAQWGDEGKGKATDLLGDRVDYVVKPNGGNNAGHTVVVHGEKFELKLLPAGILSPNATPVIGNGVVVNLDALFEEIDALESRGVDTSHLRISANAHIVAPFHQTMDRVTERFLGKRAIGTTGRGIGPAYMDKVGRLGIRVQDLFDESILRQKVEGSLRQKNGVLVKLYNRRAVEVEEIVAGLLRYAERIRPMVVDTTEMLNSALDRGELVLMEGGQATYLDVDHGTYPFVTSSNPTAGGACTGSGIGPTRIDRAIGIVKAYTTRVGAGPFPTELFDKWGEYLQQKGHEVGVNTGRPRRCGWYDALMIRHAVRINGFTDLVLTKLDILTGLDEVPICTAYEIDGEIHRDMPMTQTEFHHAKPVYETMPGWSEDISKARTFEQLPIEAQNYVRRLEELAGCRISAIGVGPDRDDTIAVHSLIPGEARLAGEESDGACA from the coding sequence ATGCCCGCGATCGTGATCGTTGGAGCCCAGTGGGGCGATGAAGGAAAGGGAAAGGCAACCGACCTTCTCGGCGACCGCGTCGATTACGTCGTCAAGCCCAACGGTGGCAACAACGCGGGCCACACGGTCGTTGTGCACGGTGAAAAGTTCGAGCTCAAGCTCCTTCCTGCCGGGATTCTTTCCCCGAACGCCACACCCGTGATCGGCAACGGCGTGGTCGTGAACCTCGATGCGCTCTTTGAGGAGATCGACGCGCTTGAATCGCGCGGCGTTGACACCTCGCACCTGCGCATCTCCGCGAATGCGCACATCGTCGCCCCCTTCCACCAGACGATGGACCGCGTCACCGAGCGATTCCTCGGCAAGCGCGCGATTGGCACGACCGGCCGCGGCATCGGCCCCGCCTACATGGACAAAGTAGGCCGCCTCGGTATCCGCGTGCAGGACCTCTTCGATGAGTCGATCCTTCGCCAAAAGGTTGAGGGCTCGCTTCGCCAAAAGAACGGTGTGCTCGTGAAGCTCTACAACCGTCGGGCCGTGGAAGTTGAGGAGATCGTGGCGGGCCTTTTGCGCTACGCCGAGCGGATCCGCCCCATGGTCGTGGACACGACCGAGATGCTGAACTCGGCGCTCGACCGAGGTGAGCTCGTGCTCATGGAGGGCGGCCAAGCGACCTACCTCGACGTGGACCACGGCACGTACCCGTTCGTGACGAGCTCGAACCCCACCGCGGGTGGCGCGTGCACGGGTTCCGGTATCGGTCCGACGCGCATCGATCGCGCGATCGGCATCGTCAAGGCGTACACGACGCGCGTGGGCGCTGGCCCGTTCCCCACGGAACTCTTCGATAAATGGGGCGAATACCTTCAGCAGAAGGGCCACGAAGTGGGCGTCAATACGGGGCGCCCGCGCCGTTGCGGCTGGTACGACGCCCTCATGATTCGCCACGCCGTGCGCATCAATGGCTTCACCGATCTCGTGCTCACGAAGCTCGACATTCTCACGGGTCTCGACGAGGTGCCGATCTGCACCGCCTACGAGATCGATGGCGAAATCCACCGAGACATGCCCATGACGCAAACCGAGTTCCACCACGCGAAGCCCGTATACGAGACGATGCCCGGGTGGAGCGAGGACATCTCGAAGGCTCGCACGTTCGAGCAGCTGCCGATCGAGGCACAAAACTACGTGCGCCGGCTCGAGGAGCTCGCAGGGTGTCGCATTTCGGCGATCGGCGTCGGCCCGGACCGCGATGACACGATCGCGGTGCACTCGCTCATTCCCGGCGAGGCACGCCTCGCGGGGGAGGAGTCCGACGGTGCCTGCGCGTAA
- a CDS encoding alpha/beta hydrolase: MPARHDRTYPPVDDSALLSDGFEIAHHDLGEDSFGPCGFTTIARRAPEDLATGAIALYLHGWSDYFFHPHVARFFNDRGYDFWAIDLRRNGRSLRDGDVATAIGDLADYEEEIGDTIEMASADVRGRGLDPKKPVIYAHSTGGLTAVTWAARHPGQASALLLNSPWLELHGGPTVRRVLLPELEMLARARPLHTVVPGMPDFYARTLHANFGGQWDWHVPYKPFESFPMPACTLAAVARAQSQLARGLDIHEPIFMTASTRSALGPVFTRRAYTSDAILNVEHQVSNAHNAGSDLTIARIPGATHDMALAFEAPRKLFFSALATFMDSRGL, encoded by the coding sequence ATGCCTGCCCGCCATGACCGTACGTACCCGCCCGTCGATGACTCGGCGCTTCTCAGCGACGGCTTCGAGATCGCCCACCACGACCTTGGCGAGGACTCTTTCGGGCCGTGCGGCTTCACGACGATCGCGCGTCGCGCCCCGGAAGACCTCGCGACGGGGGCGATCGCGCTCTACCTGCACGGGTGGTCCGATTACTTCTTCCACCCGCACGTCGCCCGCTTCTTCAATGATCGCGGGTACGATTTCTGGGCGATCGACCTGCGTCGCAATGGCCGCTCCCTGCGCGATGGTGATGTGGCCACCGCAATCGGTGATCTCGCCGACTACGAGGAGGAAATCGGCGACACGATCGAGATGGCGAGCGCCGATGTGCGAGGGCGCGGTCTCGACCCGAAAAAACCGGTGATCTATGCACATTCGACGGGTGGCCTTACCGCGGTGACGTGGGCGGCAAGGCACCCCGGGCAAGCGTCGGCCCTGCTGCTGAATTCCCCGTGGCTCGAGTTGCACGGCGGGCCCACTGTGAGGCGCGTACTGCTGCCCGAGCTTGAGATGCTCGCACGCGCGCGCCCGTTGCACACGGTGGTGCCGGGGATGCCTGATTTTTATGCCCGCACGCTCCACGCGAATTTCGGCGGGCAGTGGGATTGGCATGTGCCGTATAAACCGTTCGAGTCGTTCCCGATGCCGGCGTGCACGCTCGCGGCCGTGGCGCGCGCCCAGTCCCAACTCGCGCGCGGGCTCGATATTCACGAGCCGATCTTCATGACCGCCTCAACGCGATCGGCGCTCGGGCCGGTGTTCACGCGACGCGCCTACACGAGCGATGCGATCTTGAACGTTGAGCACCAGGTGTCGAACGCGCACAATGCGGGGAGTGATCTCACGATTGCCCGGATTCCGGGTGCGACGCACGACATGGCACTGGCCTTCGAGGCCCCGAGGAAGCTGTTCTTTTCGGCGCTCGCGACATTCATGGATTCTCGCGGGCTTTAG
- the purM gene encoding phosphoribosylformylglycinamidine cyclo-ligase — translation MTDAREDQGLTYAAAGVDTDAGDRAVELMKAAVKKTHGTSVVDGVGGFAGLIDVSELKNYERPLLASSTDGVGTKIAIAQALDIHDTIGQDLVAMVVDDIVVSGAKPLAMTDYIACGKVHPERIADIVRGIAEGCVLAETALVGGETAEHPGLMGEHDYDVAGAAVGVVEASRMLGAERVGAGDVLIGMDSSGLHSNGYSLVRAVVDRAGLSLEQHIEEFGKSLGEELLTPTHIYSAQILRVLEQAGVGKLHALSHVTGGGLAANLARVIPTDCGAHVRRASWEPGAVFHMIGKWGSVPLADLEATLNMGLGMVAVASAESADEIVRLFEAEGVRSRVIGEVARRETLPKPRGENDVLVQGAKGAHGGPVLVTA, via the coding sequence ATGACTGACGCACGCGAAGACCAAGGCCTCACCTACGCCGCGGCCGGAGTCGACACCGACGCGGGCGACCGCGCCGTCGAACTCATGAAAGCTGCCGTGAAAAAGACGCACGGCACGAGCGTCGTTGATGGCGTGGGCGGCTTCGCGGGCCTCATCGACGTGAGCGAACTCAAGAACTATGAGCGTCCCCTGCTCGCCTCGAGCACCGACGGCGTAGGCACGAAGATTGCGATCGCGCAGGCCCTCGACATCCACGACACAATCGGGCAGGATCTCGTGGCAATGGTCGTGGACGACATCGTCGTGAGCGGCGCGAAGCCCCTCGCCATGACCGATTACATCGCGTGCGGCAAGGTGCACCCGGAGCGGATTGCCGACATCGTGCGCGGCATTGCCGAAGGCTGCGTCCTCGCGGAAACGGCGCTCGTGGGTGGCGAAACCGCTGAACACCCCGGTCTCATGGGTGAGCACGACTACGACGTGGCGGGTGCCGCCGTCGGCGTCGTCGAGGCCTCCCGCATGCTCGGCGCCGAGCGCGTAGGCGCTGGCGACGTGCTCATCGGCATGGACTCGAGCGGGCTCCACTCCAATGGGTATTCCCTCGTACGCGCCGTCGTGGATCGCGCCGGACTGAGCCTCGAGCAGCACATCGAGGAGTTCGGGAAATCTCTCGGCGAGGAACTCCTCACCCCGACTCACATCTACAGCGCGCAGATTTTGCGCGTGCTTGAGCAGGCAGGCGTCGGAAAACTTCACGCACTCTCGCACGTGACGGGCGGCGGGCTTGCTGCCAACCTTGCCCGCGTGATCCCCACCGACTGCGGCGCGCACGTAAGGCGTGCCTCGTGGGAGCCGGGCGCGGTGTTCCACATGATTGGTAAGTGGGGGAGTGTGCCGCTCGCGGATCTCGAGGCGACTCTCAACATGGGACTTGGCATGGTCGCGGTCGCGAGCGCCGAGAGTGCGGATGAGATCGTGCGACTCTTCGAGGCCGAGGGCGTGCGCTCGCGGGTGATCGGCGAGGTTGCCCGGCGCGAAACGTTGCCGAAGCCGCGTGGTGAGAATGACGTGCTCGTGCAGGGGGCGAAGGGGGCTCACGGCGGTCCCGTGCTCGTGACGGCCTGA